One part of the Pseudemcibacter aquimaris genome encodes these proteins:
- the murG gene encoding undecaprenyldiphospho-muramoylpentapeptide beta-N-acetylglucosaminyltransferase, with product MIRRRTSHIVLAAGGTGGHMFPALAVGQELLSRGHRVTLITDRRGLKYRKLFDGIKILEVDSTTFTGKGIIGKILALPKILSSIRDAKSLLKMVGAGAVIGFGGYPSFPTIRAAASLGIPTCLHEQNAVLGRVNRLMAKSVDAVALSFENTDKADWQSYNYVAVTGNPVRKEVEEIGDLYFPTLGDDKIFRILVIGGSQGAKIFSEVVPQAISTLPRASQRRLQVTQQCREEDIESVRAIYADTKIAVELTTFIDDLPNCLRWSHLVIGRAGASTIAELTTAGRPAILVPYPHATDNHQTANARELLSVGGAWLYQNNEFNAKTLAKVLQRMARHPNEVWQAAEESRKIGKPYAAKDLADIVERLALVKGDKSVITVNEISNENNEDVESKGLVAKR from the coding sequence ATGATCCGTAGACGCACAAGTCATATTGTTCTTGCGGCTGGCGGTACGGGTGGTCATATGTTCCCAGCCCTTGCTGTAGGGCAGGAATTATTGTCGCGTGGTCATCGCGTGACATTAATCACAGATAGACGTGGTCTTAAATACCGGAAACTTTTTGACGGCATCAAAATACTTGAAGTGGATAGCACCACATTTACCGGTAAAGGAATAATTGGCAAAATACTGGCGCTTCCAAAAATTTTATCCAGTATTCGTGACGCAAAATCACTTCTTAAAATGGTTGGTGCCGGTGCGGTGATTGGCTTTGGCGGCTATCCGTCATTCCCGACAATTCGTGCGGCAGCGTCCCTTGGGATACCCACTTGTTTGCATGAACAAAATGCGGTGCTTGGCCGGGTTAACAGATTGATGGCGAAATCCGTTGATGCGGTTGCATTATCGTTTGAAAATACGGACAAAGCGGATTGGCAAAGTTATAATTATGTGGCGGTTACTGGTAATCCAGTTCGTAAGGAAGTTGAAGAGATCGGCGATTTGTATTTCCCGACCCTTGGCGATGATAAAATATTCAGAATTCTTGTGATTGGCGGCAGCCAAGGTGCTAAAATTTTCAGTGAAGTGGTACCGCAAGCCATATCCACATTGCCGCGAGCATCACAGCGCAGACTTCAGGTGACGCAACAGTGTCGGGAAGAAGATATTGAATCCGTACGTGCAATTTACGCGGATACGAAAATTGCCGTTGAATTAACCACATTTATTGATGACCTGCCCAATTGTTTAAGGTGGTCGCATTTGGTGATTGGCCGTGCTGGCGCATCGACGATTGCAGAATTAACAACGGCTGGCAGGCCAGCTATTTTGGTGCCATATCCGCATGCAACAGATAATCATCAAACAGCCAATGCACGTGAGCTGTTATCCGTTGGTGGTGCGTGGCTTTATCAAAACAATGAATTTAACGCAAAGACGTTGGCGAAGGTTTTACAAAGAATGGCGCGTCATCCAAATGAGGTGTGGCAGGCGGCCGAAGAATCCAGAAAAATTGGCAAGCCATATGCTGCAAAAGATCTTGCGGATATTGTTGAAAGATTAGCGCTTGTAAAAGGCGATAAAAGCGTTATTACCGTCAACGAAATTTCAAATGAGAATAACGAAGACGTAGAAAGTAAAGGATTAGTAGCGAAAAGATGA
- the ftsW gene encoding putative lipid II flippase FtsW, protein MSTFSRTDDSVLSTWWWTVDRWLLMSIALLITIGIVLVFGASPAVAERIGLSSFHFVERQVVFLVLSIGVMFSVSLMNPLMVRRTGVLLFAACLVLLVATLIVGPEVKGARRWIPLGSFSLQASEFLKPAFIIFTAWMFSESSRVPGFPGWKISFASVVLVVGLLIAQPDFGQTMLVSFVWGVQLFMAGLAWFWVGALVVTALGGLLIAYLTLSHVADRIDRFFHPENADTYQVDLAINSFKNGGLLGTGPGEGTVKMRLPDAHSDYIFAVAGEEFGVVVCLLIIGIFAVIVIRGLVNLLKEQDMFTVLAVAGLLTQFGIQAFINLAVNLSIIPSKGMTLPFISYGGSSMIALAIGMGMILSLTRRYSQYKPGQINLSWGSK, encoded by the coding sequence ATGTCAACATTTTCAAGAACAGATGATAGCGTATTAAGTACATGGTGGTGGACGGTTGACCGTTGGCTGCTGATGTCTATTGCGCTGTTGATCACGATCGGTATTGTGCTTGTTTTTGGCGCAAGTCCGGCGGTGGCGGAACGCATTGGATTATCCAGTTTCCATTTCGTTGAACGTCAGGTGGTGTTTCTTGTTCTGTCAATTGGTGTGATGTTTTCCGTATCCTTAATGAATCCGTTAATGGTCAGGCGAACGGGTGTGCTTTTATTTGCGGCCTGTCTCGTGTTACTGGTTGCGACATTAATTGTCGGGCCAGAGGTAAAAGGCGCGCGTCGCTGGATACCGCTAGGGTCATTTTCATTGCAGGCATCGGAATTTTTAAAACCGGCCTTTATCATTTTTACGGCATGGATGTTTTCTGAAAGCAGCCGCGTGCCGGGATTCCCGGGATGGAAAATTTCATTTGCGTCTGTGGTGCTGGTTGTCGGTCTTTTGATTGCACAGCCGGATTTTGGACAAACAATGCTAGTGTCTTTTGTTTGGGGCGTTCAGCTGTTCATGGCGGGCCTTGCGTGGTTTTGGGTTGGGGCGCTTGTGGTAACAGCGCTTGGCGGATTGTTGATTGCTTACCTGACACTTTCTCATGTGGCGGACCGTATTGACCGTTTTTTCCATCCGGAAAATGCAGACACCTATCAAGTAGATCTAGCAATCAATTCATTTAAAAATGGTGGCCTGCTTGGAACGGGGCCGGGTGAAGGTACGGTTAAAATGCGCTTACCTGATGCTCATTCAGATTATATTTTTGCGGTCGCCGGCGAAGAGTTCGGTGTTGTTGTTTGTTTGCTGATCATTGGTATTTTTGCGGTGATTGTTATCCGCGGCTTAGTGAACCTTTTAAAAGAACAGGATATGTTTACGGTGCTGGCCGTTGCAGGACTGCTTACGCAGTTTGGTATTCAGGCGTTCATCAATCTGGCGGTGAATTTATCGATCATCCCAAGTAAGGGTATGACATTACCATTTATCAGTTATGGTGGTTCATCGATGATCGCGCTTGCGATTGGGATGGGGATGATTTTATCGCTTACGCGCCGTTATAGCCAATATAAACCGGGGCAAATCAACTTGTCGTGGGGGTCAAAATGA
- the mraY gene encoding phospho-N-acetylmuramoyl-pentapeptide-transferase: protein MLYHFLTSMSDQYSVLNVFNYLTFRTGISLFTAFLISFLLGPRVIYMLKAKQKKGQPIRDDGPESHILTKQGTPTMGGFLILLGMSAGTLLWSDLTNPYVWAVLLVTTGFGFIGFLDDYKKITKSSSAGVSGKVKLLMEIAISLGAVLIIMDAAGPDYGSKLALPFLKDVMVDLGWFMMPFAVFVMVGASNSVNLTDGLDGLAIVPVIIASGTFAIIAYVVGNVVYTDYLNLTYIEGTGELAVFLAAIIGAGLGFLWYNAPPAMVFMGDTGSLALGGALGAVSVITKHEIVLAIVGGLFVLETVSVIVQVASFRLTGKRVFRMAPIHHHYEKKGWAEPTIVIRFWIIAVLLALIGLATLKLR, encoded by the coding sequence ATGCTTTATCATTTTTTAACATCAATGAGTGATCAATATAGCGTTCTCAATGTGTTCAATTATTTGACCTTTAGAACCGGCATATCATTGTTTACAGCATTTTTGATCAGTTTCCTGCTTGGCCCGCGCGTAATTTACATGTTGAAAGCCAAGCAGAAAAAAGGTCAACCGATCCGTGATGATGGCCCGGAAAGTCATATTCTGACCAAACAAGGTACGCCAACCATGGGCGGTTTCCTGATTTTACTAGGTATGAGCGCAGGGACCCTATTATGGTCTGATCTGACTAACCCGTATGTTTGGGCCGTATTGCTTGTGACCACTGGTTTTGGGTTTATTGGTTTTCTTGATGATTATAAAAAAATTACCAAATCCAGTTCTGCGGGTGTTTCCGGAAAAGTGAAATTATTAATGGAAATTGCCATTTCTCTTGGTGCCGTTCTGATTATTATGGATGCGGCCGGGCCGGATTATGGTAGCAAACTTGCCTTACCGTTTTTAAAAGATGTGATGGTTGATCTGGGTTGGTTTATGATGCCGTTTGCAGTTTTTGTGATGGTGGGGGCGTCCAATAGTGTAAACCTCACGGATGGACTTGACGGGCTTGCGATTGTGCCGGTGATTATTGCATCGGGAACATTCGCGATTATCGCTTATGTGGTTGGTAATGTGGTTTATACTGATTATTTAAATCTGACGTATATTGAGGGCACAGGTGAGCTTGCCGTTTTCCTTGCTGCGATCATCGGCGCGGGACTTGGTTTCCTTTGGTATAATGCGCCGCCCGCCATGGTATTTATGGGGGATACAGGCAGCTTGGCCCTTGGTGGTGCACTTGGTGCCGTTAGTGTCATTACAAAACATGAAATCGTACTTGCGATTGTGGGTGGTTTGTTTGTTTTGGAAACGGTTTCTGTGATCGTTCAGGTGGCATCATTCCGCCTTACGGGAAAACGTGTATTTCGAATGGCACCAATTCATCATCACTATGAGAAAAAAGGCTGGGCCGAACCAACCATCGTTATCCGCTTCTGGATTATTGCGGTGCTACTGGCATTGATTGGTTTAGCGACACTTAAGTTGAGGTAA
- a CDS encoding UDP-N-acetylmuramoylalanyl-D-glutamyl-2,6-diaminopimelate--D-alanyl-D-alanine ligase — translation MAVLPLWTSQELETVFDTKISGRWNSYGVSIDSRTIEDGDLFFALSGPNFDGHAYVKSAIDAGASGAVVSKVVDGVDQSKQVLVDDVMDALVKLGIAGRNRVNVPIIAVTGSVGKTGTKEALKAALSRYKKTHASVLSYNNDVGVPLSLARMPYDVEYGIFEMGMNHAGELEELVKLVRPDVAIITTVELAHSEFFENVEEIADAKAEIFTCMNNGGTAIINRDNPHFERLKKRAHKAGVENIITFGMSDDADVRSLRHYFHDTCTCIIADVMDKVMTYKVGMLGDHWVMNSLSVLAAVDAVGADLGLSGLGLAELMPLVGRGRRDRIYFDIGSDASFLLIDESYNANPASMRAAIKTLGKCENSDGGRKIAVLGDMAELGEQADELHVSLAPALGEAEIERVFVVGEHMKHLAEHLQNQYPAIQASYFNDKNAIERALLSDLKDGDIIMIKGSNSSGMSAVVKKLKTLDLNENRQVANG, via the coding sequence ATGGCAGTATTGCCGCTTTGGACATCGCAGGAATTAGAGACGGTCTTTGATACAAAGATATCGGGTCGTTGGAATTCCTATGGCGTGTCCATTGATAGCCGCACCATTGAAGACGGTGACCTGTTTTTTGCATTATCTGGTCCAAATTTTGATGGTCATGCGTATGTGAAATCGGCAATTGATGCGGGCGCCAGTGGTGCTGTTGTCAGTAAAGTTGTTGATGGGGTTGATCAATCAAAACAGGTGCTTGTTGATGATGTTATGGATGCGCTCGTTAAGCTTGGTATTGCGGGACGTAACCGTGTTAATGTACCGATTATTGCTGTAACAGGCAGCGTTGGTAAAACAGGCACTAAAGAAGCGCTAAAAGCGGCCCTTTCCAGATATAAGAAAACACACGCAAGTGTGCTTAGTTATAATAATGATGTTGGTGTGCCGCTTTCACTCGCCAGAATGCCGTACGATGTTGAATATGGCATTTTTGAAATGGGAATGAACCATGCGGGTGAGCTGGAAGAGCTGGTGAAACTGGTGCGTCCTGATGTGGCGATAATCACGACAGTTGAGCTAGCCCATAGTGAGTTTTTCGAAAATGTAGAAGAAATCGCAGACGCAAAAGCGGAAATTTTCACCTGTATGAATAATGGTGGAACGGCGATCATTAACCGTGATAATCCCCATTTCGAAAGATTAAAAAAACGCGCTCATAAAGCGGGCGTCGAAAATATCATTACTTTTGGTATGTCTGATGACGCAGACGTTAGATCGTTAAGACATTATTTCCATGATACCTGCACCTGCATCATTGCTGATGTGATGGACAAGGTTATGACCTATAAAGTCGGGATGCTCGGGGATCATTGGGTAATGAATTCATTGTCGGTTTTGGCAGCGGTTGATGCAGTGGGTGCTGACCTGGGATTAAGTGGCCTGGGGCTTGCGGAACTGATGCCGCTTGTTGGTCGTGGGCGTCGTGACCGGATTTATTTCGATATTGGCTCTGATGCATCATTCTTGCTTATTGATGAAAGTTATAATGCCAATCCGGCCAGTATGCGAGCGGCGATTAAGACGCTTGGAAAATGTGAAAATTCGGATGGTGGCAGAAAGATTGCCGTACTTGGTGATATGGCGGAACTGGGTGAACAGGCAGATGAATTGCATGTAAGTCTGGCGCCGGCACTAGGTGAAGCAGAAATTGAACGTGTATTTGTGGTCGGCGAGCATATGAAGCATTTAGCCGAGCATCTTCAAAATCAATATCCGGCAATTCAAGCAAGTTATTTTAATGACAAAAATGCCATAGAACGCGCGCTTCTCTCTGATTTAAAAGATGGTGACATCATCATGATCAAAGGATCAAATTCCAGTGGTATGTCGGCAGTAGTAAAAAAATTAAAAACACTTGATTTAAATGAAAATAGACAAGTGGCAAACGGGTAA
- a CDS encoding UDP-N-acetylmuramoyl-L-alanyl-D-glutamate--2,6-diaminopimelate ligase — protein MKLSDIINDTDNKYDVDITGITADSRKVGPGFLFVALPGLKFNGADFIDDAIEAGAAAILCVPDAKTENDNVVWITDDQPARIFPHFVSRFFEKQPNHVAAVTGTNGKTSVAFFTQQIWKQLGLKSASVGTLGINADDYHVDTGLTTPDPVVIHKALSELTDLGVDHVVFEASSHGLDQYRLDGVDISAAAFTNLTHDHLDYHETEADYFNAKKRLFTELLPPKKAAVLNIDSDHVREMKSLCEDKGHEVITVGRDQGDIRLLDQRTSSSGQDITVSYNSKLYDISLPLVGKFQASNALMAAGLVIGCGADAEKTFNALSYLRPVRGRMEQAGRHPDGGRIYVDYAHTPDALETVLTAMKPHVKNKLAVVFGCGGDRDRAKRKVMGEIAEKLADRVYVTDDNPRSEYPIEIRREIMQGCPNGIDAGERGGAIRQAVADMEAGDILLVAGKGHEQGQTIGDKVYDFDDVSVVRSAIVAIEQSVIKQKHAN, from the coding sequence ATGAAATTAAGCGACATTATTAACGACACAGATAATAAATATGATGTGGACATTACCGGCATCACGGCGGATAGCCGTAAAGTGGGGCCAGGTTTCCTTTTTGTTGCTCTTCCCGGGTTGAAATTTAATGGCGCTGATTTCATTGATGATGCCATTGAGGCAGGCGCTGCAGCCATTCTTTGTGTGCCGGATGCAAAAACAGAAAATGATAATGTGGTTTGGATCACGGATGATCAACCCGCGCGAATTTTTCCGCATTTTGTATCACGTTTTTTTGAAAAGCAACCAAATCATGTAGCGGCAGTTACGGGTACCAATGGTAAGACATCAGTTGCTTTCTTTACTCAACAAATCTGGAAACAATTGGGGCTAAAATCGGCGTCAGTTGGGACGCTTGGTATCAACGCGGATGATTATCATGTGGATACCGGCTTAACGACACCGGATCCGGTTGTTATTCATAAGGCACTATCGGAACTAACCGATTTGGGTGTGGATCATGTTGTTTTTGAAGCATCAAGCCACGGACTTGATCAATATAGGCTTGATGGTGTTGATATTTCGGCGGCGGCATTTACGAACTTGACCCATGACCATCTTGATTACCACGAAACAGAAGCCGATTATTTTAATGCGAAAAAGCGTCTGTTCACGGAATTACTTCCACCTAAAAAAGCAGCCGTTTTGAATATCGATAGCGATCACGTAAGGGAAATGAAATCCTTATGCGAAGATAAAGGGCATGAGGTTATTACAGTAGGACGCGATCAGGGTGATATCAGGTTGCTTGATCAGCGAACTTCATCGTCCGGTCAGGATATTACCGTAAGTTATAATTCGAAGCTTTATGACATTTCGCTGCCGCTTGTTGGAAAATTTCAAGCAAGTAATGCATTGATGGCAGCGGGGCTTGTCATTGGTTGTGGTGCGGACGCAGAAAAAACATTTAATGCGCTATCTTACCTGCGCCCGGTACGTGGACGCATGGAGCAAGCCGGAAGGCATCCTGATGGTGGTCGCATTTATGTTGATTATGCCCACACGCCAGATGCGCTGGAAACCGTGCTTACGGCGATGAAACCACATGTGAAAAATAAATTGGCCGTTGTATTTGGCTGCGGCGGTGACCGTGATCGCGCGAAACGCAAAGTGATGGGTGAAATCGCAGAAAAACTGGCTGACCGTGTTTATGTCACCGATGATAACCCAAGATCAGAATATCCGATCGAAATCAGACGCGAAATTATGCAAGGCTGCCCAAACGGTATTGATGCCGGGGAACGTGGCGGTGCTATTCGTCAAGCTGTCGCTGATATGGAAGCGGGTGATATTCTGCTTGTTGCCGGTAAAGGGCATGAGCAAGGCCAAACCATTGGTGACAAAGTTTATGATTTTGATGACGTGTCCGTTGTCAGATCGGCCATCGTTGCTATTGAACAATCCGTAATCAAACAGAAACATGCAAATTAG
- a CDS encoding peptidoglycan D,D-transpeptidase FtsI family protein has translation MKPIDLQVEGARQGAIEVARNRMIFVMALFALGFLTLTVKLVSVGVFQANKGDYRQVASANTAMLAARADIVDRNGIVLATNLKTPSLGVNPHKIENAELLSYKIAEILPSLKREDILANLTSERRHVWIKRKLTPKQMFEINKLGEPGLVFSDAEKRIYPHGSLVSHVLGSVGVDNQPSAGVELFFDDRLSDPLKTEQPLELSIDVRLQYILHQEISNSMEKFSAKGGAGVIMDVNTGEVVALVSLPDFDPNEYVKPTDSRRFNQILQGAYELGSGFKTFTIASALENGITDLSGGYDASKPVRVSGFTIHDDHAKNRWLSVPEIYVYSSNIGTLKMAQENGVENQKAFFDKLGLFRKTDIEIHEKGAPILPYQWGPTELVTTSYGHGIAVTPLHLATGVSAMINGGRLNAATLIKKNNTYAQDVSYIESEQVLSPETSEIMRNLMHLVVEYGTGKSAKVDGYLIGGKTGTANKPAEKGDGFRGYKKEIISSFVSAFPIDNPRYVIFAMLDEPHGIKETFNMASGGWTAAPLVGNIISRVGPLMGVEPAEKNIIEFEELMLVSGTEE, from the coding sequence GTGAAGCCGATTGACTTGCAAGTTGAGGGAGCGCGCCAAGGAGCCATCGAGGTTGCCCGAAATCGTATGATTTTCGTGATGGCATTGTTTGCTCTGGGATTTCTGACTTTAACCGTTAAACTTGTCTCTGTTGGGGTTTTTCAAGCCAACAAGGGGGATTATCGACAGGTCGCCAGCGCCAATACGGCCATGCTTGCGGCGCGTGCGGATATTGTTGACCGTAATGGTATTGTTCTTGCAACAAATTTAAAAACACCATCACTTGGTGTTAATCCGCATAAAATCGAAAATGCGGAACTTCTATCCTATAAAATTGCGGAAATTTTACCGAGCCTTAAACGTGAAGATATTTTGGCGAATTTGACGTCCGAAAGGCGCCATGTCTGGATTAAACGTAAACTGACACCAAAGCAAATGTTTGAAATTAACAAGCTCGGTGAACCGGGGCTTGTATTTTCCGATGCGGAAAAAAGAATTTATCCGCATGGTAGTTTGGTGTCACATGTTCTTGGATCAGTCGGTGTGGATAATCAGCCATCCGCGGGCGTAGAATTATTTTTTGATGATAGATTGTCTGATCCGCTTAAGACAGAACAACCGCTTGAACTTTCAATTGATGTGCGTCTTCAATATATCCTTCATCAGGAAATCAGCAATTCGATGGAGAAGTTTTCGGCCAAGGGTGGTGCCGGCGTAATCATGGATGTGAATACGGGTGAGGTCGTGGCGCTTGTTTCGCTTCCGGATTTTGATCCGAATGAATATGTGAAGCCAACAGATTCAAGACGCTTTAACCAGATTTTACAAGGGGCTTATGAACTGGGTTCCGGCTTTAAAACCTTTACTATCGCATCTGCCCTTGAAAATGGCATAACGGATCTTTCGGGTGGTTATGATGCGTCGAAACCAGTGCGTGTATCCGGTTTTACCATTCATGATGACCATGCAAAAAACCGTTGGTTAAGTGTTCCTGAAATTTATGTATATTCATCGAATATCGGCACTTTAAAAATGGCGCAGGAAAACGGTGTTGAAAATCAAAAAGCATTTTTTGATAAGCTTGGACTTTTTAGAAAAACGGACATTGAAATTCATGAAAAAGGTGCCCCAATCTTGCCATATCAGTGGGGACCGACCGAGCTTGTGACGACATCTTACGGTCATGGCATCGCTGTAACCCCCTTGCACCTTGCTACTGGTGTTTCTGCGATGATTAATGGCGGACGCCTTAATGCTGCCACCTTAATCAAGAAAAATAATACCTATGCACAGGATGTTTCCTATATAGAGAGCGAGCAGGTTCTTTCACCCGAAACAAGTGAGATTATGCGTAATTTAATGCATTTGGTTGTTGAATATGGCACCGGCAAAAGCGCAAAAGTTGATGGCTATCTGATTGGCGGAAAAACAGGAACGGCAAACAAGCCTGCGGAAAAAGGTGACGGCTTCCGCGGTTATAAAAAAGAGATCATTTCGTCTTTTGTTTCAGCCTTTCCGATTGATAACCCGCGTTATGTGATTTTTGCCATGCTTGATGAGCCGCACGGGATCAAAGAAACATTCAATATGGCATCTGGTGGATGGACGGCGGCCCCGCTTGTTGGAAATATCATCAGTCGTGTTGGTCCGCTGATGGGTGTTGAACCCGCAGAGAAAAACATAATTGAATTTGAAGAATTAATGCTTGTATCCGGAACGGAAGAATGA
- the ftsL gene encoding cell division protein FtsL: MIKIFVTFTILTVMISTAAVYNLKQGTYDLEEEKRNISAQILKDREAIKVLKAEMAYLSRPERIERLSRRHLALETASNDQMVATVTTLTKRENVQVVSLPVDNFQLLLPRQKPNPNAKSSYRPAPSNTERVVAIDYSQKQQQQELKQEEKNETKSLYERILAKIGN; this comes from the coding sequence ATGATTAAGATTTTTGTGACTTTCACCATTTTAACCGTCATGATTTCAACGGCGGCGGTTTATAACCTTAAGCAAGGTACATATGACCTTGAAGAAGAAAAAAGAAACATCAGTGCCCAGATTTTAAAAGATCGTGAGGCCATAAAAGTATTAAAAGCCGAGATGGCGTATCTTTCAAGACCAGAAAGAATTGAGAGATTATCGCGTAGACATCTTGCACTTGAAACAGCAAGTAATGATCAAATGGTTGCGACTGTGACAACGCTTACGAAACGTGAGAATGTACAAGTCGTTAGTTTACCAGTTGATAATTTTCAATTGCTGTTACCAAGACAAAAACCTAATCCAAATGCTAAATCGTCATATAGACCTGCGCCGTCCAATACGGAACGGGTTGTGGCGATTGATTATTCACAAAAACAACAACAACAAGAATTAAAGCAGGAAGAGAAGAACGAGACGAAGAGTCTTTATGAGAGAATATTGGCAAAGATAGGCAATTAA
- the rsmH gene encoding 16S rRNA (cytosine(1402)-N(4))-methyltransferase RsmH, with translation MVVAKAQIDHISVMLPEVIDALSPENGKTYVDGTFGAGGYSRAILENDVSMLWAIDRDPNVIETADVLAKEFPGKFKLLQGCFSEMERLLKESGQEYVDGIVLDIGVSSMQLDQAERGFSFMHDGPLDMRMSKDGMSAADVVNDMDEEELANIIYKFGEERASRRVARAIVNRREEEPFQRTLDLSKVVEAAVGGPKYKKGKKQIHGATRTFQALRIYVNDELGELERALVAAEKMLAPGGRLAVVTFHSLEDRIVKEFFKQRSGEASRGSRHMPVSLDDGPAPTFDMLFRGGKKASKSEIEINARSRSAKLRAGIRTNAPSWGNEVAA, from the coding sequence ATGGTCGTGGCTAAAGCGCAAATTGATCATATTTCCGTCATGCTTCCCGAAGTGATTGATGCCTTGTCACCAGAAAATGGCAAGACATATGTGGACGGCACATTCGGTGCCGGTGGATATAGTCGTGCAATACTGGAAAATGATGTTTCCATGTTATGGGCCATTGACCGTGATCCAAATGTGATTGAAACAGCAGATGTTCTTGCAAAAGAATTCCCGGGAAAATTTAAACTGCTGCAGGGATGTTTTTCAGAAATGGAAAGACTATTGAAAGAAAGCGGTCAGGAATATGTTGATGGTATCGTGCTTGATATTGGTGTTTCATCCATGCAGCTAGATCAGGCGGAACGCGGTTTTTCATTCATGCATGATGGCCCGCTTGATATGCGTATGAGCAAGGATGGAATGTCAGCGGCTGACGTCGTTAATGATATGGACGAAGAAGAGCTTGCGAATATCATTTATAAATTCGGCGAAGAGCGCGCATCCCGAAGAGTTGCACGCGCCATCGTAAATAGACGCGAAGAAGAACCGTTTCAAAGAACGCTTGATTTATCCAAAGTGGTTGAGGCTGCGGTCGGGGGACCAAAGTATAAAAAAGGCAAAAAGCAAATTCACGGTGCCACCAGAACGTTTCAGGCATTAAGAATTTATGTGAATGATGAATTGGGTGAGCTGGAACGCGCACTTGTTGCTGCGGAAAAAATGCTTGCTCCTGGTGGAAGATTAGCCGTCGTTACATTCCATTCATTGGAAGACCGCATTGTAAAAGAATTCTTTAAGCAAAGAAGCGGTGAAGCATCGCGCGGATCACGTCATATGCCAGTGTCATTGGACGATGGTCCAGCACCAACATTTGATATGCTTTTTCGCGGCGGTAAAAAAGCATCCAAATCAGAAATTGAAATCAATGCGAGATCACGTTCGGCGAAACTGCGTGCGGGTATCCGTACCAATGCGCCATCATGGGGAAATGAGGTGGCGGCATGA
- a CDS encoding division/cell wall cluster transcriptional repressor MraZ: MPLFMSKYTNKVDKKGRVSVPASFRAALPSGFQKSVVVYQAVNHNAIECCDLLHIEKINDSLEDFAPYSDEHDEFSLALMSGLMELTFDGNGRIILPQELLDFAGITEYATFAGKGKTFQIWEPKAFDEELAKARHKVKEKRSLLRFRSDRNDGGENGRG; the protein is encoded by the coding sequence ATGCCGTTATTTATGTCGAAATACACCAATAAGGTGGATAAAAAAGGGAGGGTCTCTGTACCAGCCTCTTTTCGTGCGGCGCTTCCATCCGGCTTTCAAAAATCTGTGGTTGTTTATCAAGCCGTAAATCATAACGCGATTGAATGTTGTGACCTTCTTCACATTGAAAAAATTAACGATAGTCTTGAGGATTTTGCCCCTTATTCAGATGAGCATGATGAATTTAGTCTCGCGCTTATGTCTGGCTTAATGGAACTTACATTTGATGGTAATGGCCGAATTATCCTGCCGCAGGAACTTTTGGATTTTGCGGGTATTACGGAATATGCCACCTTTGCTGGTAAGGGTAAGACATTCCAAATTTGGGAACCCAAGGCCTTTGATGAAGAACTTGCCAAAGCAAGACATAAAGTGAAAGAAAAGCGTTCTTTGCTACGTTTTCGTTCTGACAGAAATGACGGAGGTGAAAATGGTCGTGGCTAA
- a CDS encoding PilZ domain-containing protein yields the protein MINQIGTKVISAETTQQERKSNRQNVLLKSSIDIGSYYFDAIAYDLSLYGAKIKLNLPLERGATFMIAIKGTSNIPSKVSWANNGFIGLEFDYPPDRVKTIFGTLGDRLT from the coding sequence ATAATAAACCAAATTGGGACAAAGGTTATTAGCGCAGAGACAACACAACAAGAGCGTAAAAGCAACCGACAGAACGTACTTCTGAAATCATCAATTGATATCGGAAGCTACTACTTTGACGCTATTGCATATGATTTATCGCTTTATGGTGCCAAAATTAAATTAAACCTTCCGCTCGAACGTGGGGCTACATTTATGATTGCTATTAAAGGCACCAGCAATATTCCATCCAAAGTTTCATGGGCGAATAATGGTTTTATTGGCCTTGAATTTGATTATCCACCTGATCGCGTTAAAACCATATTTGGTACTCTCGGGGATCGATTGACCTAA